A DNA window from Pungitius pungitius chromosome 1, fPunPun2.1, whole genome shotgun sequence contains the following coding sequences:
- the nppcl2 gene encoding C-type natriuretic peptide 2, with protein sequence MAASSSSSSLLLLLLLLAVSVEAKPLSQRDNKQNLQSLFGYRLSSLILASPTADDITEGSAGGPAPSSASTGLAVSRSRSGLAGSEQEAVPRLMLDLLRHQSKMTRRRSRKSMVGGGRGCFGMKMDRIGSISGLGC encoded by the exons ATGGccgcttcatcctcctcctcttccctcctcctcctcctcctcctcctcgctgtctccgTGGAGGCCAAACCTTTAAGTCAACGAGACAACAAACAG AATTTACAGTCTCTATTCGGTTAtcgcctctcttctctcatcttgGCCTCTCCCAccgctgatgacatcacagagggcTCAGccggaggccccgccccctcctctgcctccacggGATTGGCTGTGAGTCGGAGCCGGAGTGGATTGGCCGGCAGCGAGCAGGAGGCGGTCCCTCGGCTCATGCTGGATCTCCTCCGTCACCAGTCCAAGATgacgaggaggcggagcaggaAGTCCatggtgggaggagggagaggatgcTTCGGGATGAAAATGGACCGCATCGGCTCCATCAGCGGGTTGGGCTGCTAG